Proteins encoded by one window of Molothrus ater isolate BHLD 08-10-18 breed brown headed cowbird chromosome 12, BPBGC_Mater_1.1, whole genome shotgun sequence:
- the SHCBP1 gene encoding SHC SH2 domain-binding protein 1, which produces MAEPRPPGPQGDGLDSPAAGAAPGPAPGPGPVPRERPEQAEDRQGEDAESDWSADSWSDYGSRGNPGTTLGRTVPDGNVLFPDIFHTDHLLFYERFSAYQDYILVDCRASEAKRFIAEYLEKVLEPSGWQAIWRTNVFNVLVRVVNVNFPALKAVVQLSEPFLCESQDSSFTLECMQELLELKEHQILLQELFVVYDESGEFDQTALAIEHVRFFYRCIWRTWDEEEEDEFDYFVRCVEPRLRLHYDILEHRVPSGLVADYQYLLSQCEELYEKFLNVRNSISSNDSDSEAENVSMVEGLKLYDQVTHIKQRLKLIENPLLRYVFGYQKYGSLQAKGLRSTGAKVIHVVPWNMKANLLQLLTRDKLCPESCGALEIQFHRDPLAAVNACYEGDRVIICPGHYFVDGMFSIADSIELEGYGLPDDVVIEKQGKGDNFFDCTGANIKISNLKLVQHDAVEGILNVHHGKTALENCVLQCETTGITVRTSAELLMRNSDLYGAKGAGVEIYPGSACTLLHNGIHHCKEGILVKNFLDEVYEAPRITMVNNMIHNNEGYGVVLVRPAMPSEMKDASAQETEGCTQPTQAGDETACAESTRQEQPGCVTDELELYKRAETSEQAENNSEIANVLGATSAKKKQIHRKRLSELGFTEADDNLMSQEMFVSVDGNQFKWNGKGSFGIFFF; this is translated from the exons ATGGCGGAGCCGCGGCCGCCGGGACCGCAGGGGGACGGCCTGGACTCGCCGGCTGCCGGCGCCGCTCCTGGTCCCGCTCCTGGCCCCGGTCCCGTCCCGCGGGAGCGCCCCGAGCAGGCCGAGG ACCGGCAAGGGGAAGATGCCGAGAGTGACTGGAGTGCTGACTCCTGGAGTGACTATGGCAGTCGCGGCAACCCGGGGACTACCCTGGGAAGGACTGTGCCAGACGGGAACGTGCTTTTCCCGGATATTTTTCACACCGATCATCTTTTGTTTTATGAGCGATTCAGCGCTTACCAGGATTATATCTTGG TGGATTGCAGAGCCTCTGAGGCGAAGCGGTTCATAGCTGAGTACCTGGAGAAGGTTCTGGAGCCCTCAGGCTGGCAGGCCATCTGGCGCACCAACGTCTTCAACGTGCTCGTCAGG GTGGTGAATGTGAATTTCCCAGCCCTGAAGGCAGTTGTGCAGCTCAGTGAGCCGTTCCTGTGCGAGTCCCAGGACAGCAGCTTCACCCTGGAGTGcatgcaggagctcctggagctgaaggAACATCagatcctgctgcaggagctgtttgtTGTTTATGATGAGTCAGGAGAGTTTGACCAGACAGCCCTAGCCATAGAGCATGTCAG GTTCTTCTACCGCTGCATCTGGAGGACCtgggacgaggaggaggaggatgagttTGATTACTTTGTGAGATGTGTTGAGCCCCGACTGAGACT GCACTATGACATCCTGGAGCACCGGGTGCCTTCTGGGCTGGTAGCTGATTACCAGTACTTGTTATCTCAATGTGAAGAGCTCTATGAGAAGTTTTTAAATGTGAGGAACAGCATATCAAGCAATGATTCAGACTCAGAAGCAGAAAACGTTTCCATGGTGGAAGGACTAAAATTGTATGACCAAGTGACGCACATAAAACAGAGGCTAAAACTGATTGAGAATCCTCTGCTGAG GTATGTGTTTGGTTACCAAAAATATGGCAGCCTCCAGGCTAAAGGACTGAGATCAACGGGTGCCAAGGTCATTCATGTTGTGCCCTGGAACATGAAAGCAAATCTGCTCCAGCTGTTGACAAGAGACAAACTTTGCCCAGAATCTTGTGGAGCCTTAGAAATACAG TTCCACCGTGATCCGCTAGCAGCTGTAAATGCCTGCTATGAAGGAGACAGAGTCATCATCTGTCCTGGCCATTATTTTGTGGATGGCATGTTCTCCATTGCTGATTCAATAGAGCTGGAAG GCTATGGCCTGCCAGATGATGTCGTGATAGAAAAACAAGGGAAGGGAGACAACTTCTTTGACTGTACAGGAGCCAATATAAAGATCTCCAATCTGAAGTTAGTGCAGCATGATGCTGTGGAGGGGATTTTAA ATGTCCATCATGGGAAAACAGCACTGGAGAATTGTGTGTTACAGTGTGAAACCACTGGAATAACAGTGAGGACATCAGCTGAGCTACTGATGAGAAACTCAGATCTCTATGGGGCAAAG GGTGCTGGTGTGGAGATCTATCCAGGAAGTGCGTGCACCCTGCTGCACAATGGGATCCACCACTGCAAGGAGGGAATACTGGTCAAG AACTTCTTGGATGAAGTTTATGAGGCTCCCAGGATAACCATGGTTAACAATATGATCCACAATAACGAAGGATATGGTGTGGTCCTGGTTAGACCAGCAATGCCCTCTGAAATGAAGGATGCTTCAGCACAGGAAACAGAAG GGTGTACACAGCCTACCCAGGCAGGTGATGAGACAGCCTGTGCAGAGAGCACCAGGCAAGAACAACCTGGATGTGTAACTGATGAGTTGGAGCTTTATAAGCGAGCTGAGACTTCTGAACAAGCTGAAAACAACTCTGAAATTGCAAATGTACTTGGGGCTACTTCTGCAAAGAAGAAACAGATACACAGGAAAAGACTGAGTGAACTGGGATTTACAGAAGCTGATGACAACTTAATGTCACAGgaaatgtttgtttctgttGATGGCAATCAGTTCAAATGGAATGGGAAGGGAAGTTTtggtatcttttttttctga